In Edaphobacter paludis, a single window of DNA contains:
- a CDS encoding DUF5009 domain-containing protein, whose protein sequence is MRYVIEVNRMQSTISESTGEVVQAATRPIAAPGPPRNVAVDAYRGLVMLLMMGEVLSFAAVARAFPHSLFWHILAYNQTHVEWAGLGLHDMIQPSFTFLVGVALPYSIHSRIRKGQSFQKQLAHTLWRSLILIALGIFLRSTHSQQTYFTFEDTLTQIGMGYTFAFLLAYCRPRWQWIALAVILFGYWLAWAIYPAPGPNFNYAAVGVPADWHHNFTGFAAHWNKNSNLGQAFDVWFLNLFPRASRFVFNEGGYLTLSFIPTLGTMLLGLRAGEWFRSAAPKIPVKRFLIAGTLLVAAALLLHATGVCPIVKRIWTPAWTLFSGGLCFYFLASFSWVIDVKLHRRWAFPLVVVGMNSIAAYLIADLFGESIQRNLHIHLGYRIFQLFGTALEPLMFGLVALLIYWSILFWMYRRKIFLRI, encoded by the coding sequence ATGAGATACGTAATCGAGGTGAACCGGATGCAGTCGACAATCAGCGAATCCACCGGCGAGGTCGTCCAGGCAGCAACGAGGCCGATCGCGGCGCCAGGGCCTCCGCGCAACGTTGCCGTCGATGCTTATCGTGGCTTGGTCATGCTGCTGATGATGGGCGAAGTGCTAAGCTTCGCCGCCGTCGCACGCGCATTTCCGCATAGTCTCTTCTGGCACATTCTCGCGTACAACCAGACGCATGTGGAATGGGCGGGACTGGGTCTTCATGACATGATCCAGCCGTCGTTCACGTTTCTGGTGGGTGTTGCCCTTCCCTATTCCATCCATAGCCGTATTCGCAAAGGGCAGAGCTTTCAAAAGCAACTGGCGCATACTCTGTGGCGCAGCCTGATCCTCATTGCGCTTGGGATCTTCCTGCGCTCCACCCATAGCCAGCAGACCTACTTCACATTTGAAGACACGTTGACGCAGATCGGCATGGGGTACACGTTTGCGTTCTTATTGGCGTATTGCCGTCCGCGCTGGCAGTGGATAGCGCTGGCCGTGATCCTTTTTGGGTACTGGCTGGCGTGGGCGATCTATCCTGCTCCGGGACCGAACTTTAACTACGCCGCGGTTGGCGTTCCTGCCGACTGGCACCACAACTTCACTGGATTCGCCGCGCACTGGAACAAGAACAGCAACCTCGGACAGGCCTTCGACGTCTGGTTCCTGAACCTCTTTCCACGCGCATCGCGCTTTGTTTTCAACGAGGGCGGATATCTTACGCTGAGCTTCATTCCTACACTGGGGACGATGCTGCTTGGTCTACGAGCAGGCGAGTGGTTCCGATCGGCTGCGCCTAAGATTCCGGTGAAGCGTTTTTTGATTGCGGGAACGCTTCTTGTCGCTGCGGCGCTGCTGCTGCACGCAACGGGAGTATGCCCTATCGTGAAGCGCATCTGGACGCCGGCCTGGACGCTGTTCAGCGGCGGACTCTGCTTCTACTTCCTCGCGTCGTTCTCGTGGGTCATCGACGTGAAGTTGCATCGCCGCTGGGCATTCCCGCTGGTGGTCGTCGGCATGAACTCGATCGCGGCCTACCTGATCGCCGATCTATTTGGAGAGTCTATCCAACGCAATCTGCATATCCATCTTGGCTACCGGATCTTCCAGCTATTTGGAACGGCGCTGGAGCCGCTGATGTTCGGCCTCGTCGCGCTGCTGATCTACTGGTCGATCCTGTTTTGGATGTATCGCAGAAAAATTTTCCTGCGCATCTGA
- the queF gene encoding preQ(1) synthase: MTTKRTTGYTDDHAASGLDLKFPAIETWKNQFKAYEILVDDPEFTSVCPKTGLPDFGRITIRYMPRKTCLELKSLKEYLFTYRNLGIFQENIVNQVLDDVVKACDPVWAKVVGDFRPRGGISTVVEAFHPRPKNSKGPM, encoded by the coding sequence ATGACCACCAAGCGCACCACGGGCTACACCGACGATCACGCCGCATCCGGCCTCGACCTTAAATTTCCCGCCATCGAAACATGGAAGAACCAGTTCAAGGCCTATGAGATCCTCGTCGACGATCCCGAGTTCACCAGCGTCTGCCCCAAGACCGGCCTGCCCGACTTCGGCCGAATCACCATCCGCTACATGCCTCGCAAGACCTGCCTCGAACTCAAGTCGCTGAAGGAATATCTCTTTACGTACCGCAACCTCGGCATCTTTCAGGAGAACATCGTCAACCAGGTGCTCGACGACGTAGTCAAAGCCTGCGACCCGGTCTGGGCCAAAGTAGTAGGCGACTTCCGCCCCCGTGGCGGCATCTCCACCGTGGTCGAAGCCTTCCACCCACGCCCCAAAAACTCCAAAGGCCCGATGTAG
- a CDS encoding glycosyltransferase codes for MNATHILPYLAWPVAVAWVWKAIGAARGLPHIPDITLPQYDVTPDGNPSLTVIVPARNEAADVAACLESLLQQDYANLQIIAINDRSTDRTGAIMEALAVEHPAKLHVLRVTELPPNWLGKTHAMAFAARHASSDYLLFTDADILFRPDAIRRCLAQAVATRADHFVTLPTPIIKTSGEGMLLGFLQVLGLWATRPWRADNPRAVRDFIGIGAFCLLRASAYQKLGGFEAVRMEILEDLTLARLVKVMKLRQRVAVSPGLVKVHWARGAMGVVGVMTKNLFAVFQFHISFLLAACAWLTLFYLAPLAFLISPATRIPAVITIAGIAMLYRLAGRLSGISAWYAVFFPASAILFIYSLLRSMFITLKQGGVTWRGTFYSLAELRQKIARTS; via the coding sequence ATGAATGCAACGCACATCCTGCCTTATCTGGCGTGGCCGGTCGCCGTTGCCTGGGTCTGGAAGGCGATCGGCGCGGCGCGCGGCCTCCCTCACATTCCAGATATCACCCTGCCCCAATACGACGTAACTCCCGATGGGAATCCATCCCTCACCGTCATCGTGCCCGCACGCAATGAGGCTGCAGACGTAGCCGCCTGCCTCGAGTCTCTCCTGCAACAGGACTACGCCAACCTCCAGATCATCGCTATCAATGACCGATCCACTGATCGGACTGGCGCGATCATGGAAGCTCTCGCCGTGGAACACCCGGCAAAGCTGCATGTCCTCCGCGTAACCGAACTTCCACCTAACTGGCTGGGCAAGACGCACGCGATGGCGTTCGCCGCTCGTCATGCCAGTTCCGACTACCTCCTCTTCACTGACGCCGACATCCTCTTCCGTCCCGATGCCATCCGACGCTGCCTTGCGCAAGCCGTTGCTACCAGGGCTGACCATTTCGTCACCCTACCCACTCCTATCATTAAGACCTCCGGCGAAGGCATGCTCCTCGGCTTCCTCCAGGTCCTCGGCCTCTGGGCCACGCGTCCTTGGCGCGCCGACAATCCTCGGGCCGTGCGCGACTTCATAGGCATTGGGGCGTTCTGCCTGCTCCGCGCCTCTGCTTACCAGAAGCTAGGCGGGTTCGAAGCGGTGCGGATGGAGATCCTGGAAGACCTGACCCTCGCCCGCCTCGTGAAGGTAATGAAACTTCGCCAGCGCGTGGCTGTCTCTCCAGGCCTCGTCAAAGTCCACTGGGCGCGGGGGGCCATGGGCGTGGTCGGAGTGATGACGAAAAACCTCTTCGCCGTCTTCCAATTTCACATCTCTTTTTTGCTGGCCGCCTGCGCCTGGCTGACCCTCTTCTACCTGGCCCCGCTTGCGTTCCTGATATCACCCGCGACACGTATCCCCGCTGTCATCACCATCGCAGGGATAGCGATGCTCTATCGTCTCGCCGGTCGGCTTAGCGGTATCTCTGCCTGGTACGCCGTTTTCTTCCCGGCAAGCGCAATACTCTTCATCTACAGCCTGCTACGCTCCATGTTCATCACCCTCAAGCAGGGAGGAGTTACCTGGCGAGGCACCTTCTACTCGCTCGCCGAACTCCGCCAAAAGATCGCACGCACTTCCTAG
- a CDS encoding polysaccharide deacetylase family protein, with the protein MSYQLILARTLQRLGILRALELWRSKPGILIVNHHRIGTPDETGFDRDLFSATADELDAQVQYFKQRAPIISGEELEDLVSGRTPLKRLYVAFTFDDGYLDNYTKAFDVFRSAGTTAAFFLVTDYVGTATVPWWDEIAYRVRNTRRTEINLEYPTPLKVPLNGHREASIATVLQHYKRTDNICGEEFLAEIRRETECDLPLPKRRFLNWDEAREMRDAGMAIGSHTRSHAILGRLSPELQKQELEDSKKEIEARLGSKVRGLAYPVGARNCFSHATEQIAMDAGYSMCFSAYGGMNDATHLNRSNLLRGTVPSNPERFRAVATVRTSLGRHL; encoded by the coding sequence ATGTCTTACCAATTGATACTCGCCCGCACTTTACAGAGACTGGGAATACTCCGCGCACTCGAACTGTGGCGGTCAAAGCCCGGCATTCTGATTGTGAATCATCATCGGATCGGCACGCCTGATGAGACTGGCTTTGACCGGGACCTGTTCAGCGCAACTGCCGACGAACTGGATGCGCAGGTCCAATACTTCAAGCAGCGGGCTCCGATCATCTCCGGCGAGGAGTTGGAAGACCTCGTATCTGGCAGGACTCCGCTAAAGCGGCTTTATGTAGCATTTACATTTGACGATGGATACCTCGACAATTACACCAAGGCCTTCGACGTCTTCCGCAGCGCGGGAACCACGGCGGCGTTTTTCCTGGTCACCGATTATGTGGGAACGGCCACCGTGCCTTGGTGGGACGAGATTGCCTATAGGGTGCGGAATACCAGGAGAACAGAGATCAATCTCGAGTATCCGACACCCCTGAAAGTTCCGCTGAATGGACACCGGGAAGCCTCGATCGCCACCGTCCTCCAGCATTACAAACGCACCGATAATATTTGTGGCGAGGAGTTTCTGGCTGAGATCCGCCGTGAGACCGAGTGCGACCTTCCTTTGCCGAAGCGACGTTTTCTGAACTGGGACGAAGCCCGTGAGATGCGTGACGCGGGAATGGCGATTGGGTCACACACCCGTTCGCATGCAATTCTCGGTCGGCTTTCGCCGGAGTTGCAGAAGCAGGAGCTTGAGGATTCGAAGAAAGAGATTGAAGCTCGGCTAGGAAGTAAAGTGAGGGGCCTCGCCTACCCGGTGGGCGCGAGAAACTGCTTCAGCCATGCTACGGAACAGATCGCCATGGATGCGGGATATAGCATGTGCTTCTCGGCGTACGGAGGCATGAACGACGCCACTCACTTGAATCGAAGCAATCTGCTGCGCGGGACGGTGCCATCGAATCCGGAAAGATTCCGGGCCGTGGCAACGGTGAGAACTAGTCTGGGGCGGCATCTCTAG
- the ispG gene encoding flavodoxin-dependent (E)-4-hydroxy-3-methylbut-2-enyl-diphosphate synthase — protein MPDIQRRRAVTVNVGGVRVGSDAPVVVQSMTNTDTADVESTVQQVAALARAGSEMVRVTVNNDEAAKAVPYIVEELAKKGWTTPIIGDFHYNGHQLLAKYPDTAEALAKYRINPGNCSIGRKDDDNFRTMVEVAVKHQKPVRIGVNWGSLDQALLTKMMDENSKTANPLPARDVMMEAMVVSALDNAAAAERYGLRRDQILLSAKVSGVRDLIDVYTELAKRCNYALHLGLTEAGMGMKGVVASTAGLAPLLLSGIGDTIRVSLTPTPGGDRSEEVRCGQQILQSLGIRSFMPQVTSCPGCGRTTSTYFQELAERVQGYLVASMPEWKKRYPGVEELKLAVMGCIVNGPGESKHANIGISLPGTFEEPKAPVYVDGKLFTTLKGDRIVEEFQVILDEYVEKRYGHELVGSL, from the coding sequence ATGCCTGATATACAGCGTCGGCGTGCGGTAACGGTAAATGTAGGTGGAGTTCGTGTGGGTTCGGATGCACCAGTCGTGGTGCAGTCCATGACGAATACGGACACGGCAGACGTGGAATCGACCGTGCAGCAGGTGGCTGCGCTGGCACGCGCCGGCTCCGAGATGGTGCGCGTCACGGTGAACAATGATGAGGCAGCGAAAGCTGTCCCTTACATCGTTGAAGAACTGGCGAAGAAGGGCTGGACGACTCCGATCATTGGGGACTTCCACTACAACGGACATCAGCTGCTGGCCAAATATCCCGATACCGCAGAGGCATTGGCGAAGTACAGGATCAATCCCGGCAACTGCTCGATTGGGCGCAAGGATGACGACAATTTTCGAACCATGGTTGAGGTCGCAGTCAAGCACCAAAAACCCGTGCGCATCGGGGTGAACTGGGGCTCCCTCGACCAGGCCCTGTTGACGAAGATGATGGATGAGAACTCCAAGACCGCCAATCCCTTGCCCGCGCGTGACGTGATGATGGAGGCAATGGTGGTGTCGGCGCTCGACAATGCGGCTGCGGCTGAGCGCTATGGATTGCGTCGCGACCAGATTCTACTGTCGGCCAAAGTCTCCGGAGTGCGCGACCTGATCGATGTTTATACGGAGCTGGCAAAGCGGTGCAACTATGCTCTGCATCTTGGCCTGACCGAGGCCGGCATGGGAATGAAAGGCGTGGTGGCCTCGACGGCTGGATTGGCCCCTCTATTGCTTTCTGGAATTGGGGATACGATTCGGGTGAGTCTGACGCCGACCCCAGGGGGGGATCGCAGCGAAGAGGTTCGCTGTGGTCAGCAGATTTTGCAATCGCTGGGAATTCGCAGCTTTATGCCCCAGGTGACGAGCTGCCCAGGGTGCGGGCGGACGACTTCGACCTACTTCCAGGAATTGGCAGAGCGCGTGCAGGGATATCTGGTGGCGTCCATGCCGGAGTGGAAAAAGCGATACCCGGGAGTGGAAGAATTGAAGCTGGCGGTAATGGGTTGCATTGTTAATGGACCCGGAGAAAGTAAACACGCCAATATTGGCATCTCACTTCCAGGAACCTTTGAAGAGCCGAAGGCTCCGGTATATGTTGACGGAAAATTGTTTACGACATTGAAGGGCGACAGGATCGTCGAAGAGTTTCAAGTGATCCTGGACGAGTACGTCGAAAAGCGGTATGGACATGAGTTGGTAGGGAGTTTGTAG
- a CDS encoding family 78 glycoside hydrolase catalytic domain has translation MRIFWLRVVVCGLFAGLGCGAGHAEGRLLAAAGLRCDAAAQPLAVEDVAPRLEWRLTAASDMRGVGQSAYRVLVASSQQALDAGQGNMWDSGRVESSDSFGVVYRGKTLAAEKTYFWKVMVWDERGDAAPWSAVGSWTMAPAEWTAKWIAQAGTTNETAEMPLFRRQFAVRPKLVRAMLYVSALGQGEVHLNGRKVGDAELAPSWTDYRKTVRYEAYDVTAMLRQGKNAVGVMVGNGMFNVVKTPERYTKLENSFGRPMVMVQMRLTYADGRSEAVVSDASWTAAAGPITFSSTYGGEDYDATKEQAGWDSAGFRGDGWKPVSVVDGPGGTLATEVAPPIEVMKTYAPVKTTEVKPGMTVYDLGQNFAGWPDVKVRGPRGAVVKMVPGELLNEDGTVSQRSSGSPQWFSYTLKGGGVEEWHPQFSYYGFRYVQVEWTSGKGEVASLTGDAVHTSSQVVGEFASSNEMLNRIHHLIVMAMQNNSVSLFTDCPHREKLGWLEETHLVAPGLIFNSNLQGLFAATEKNMADAQKADGMVPTIAPEYTVFAKQGYGVFDDSPEWGSASVLAEWSAYRAYGDVGELQRSYPVMQQYVKFLEGKAKDGIVAYGLGDWFDIGPGGPGLGKQTTLGVTATLMLYEDAVTMAKIARLLEKPEDAAGYEALASRIGTAFNARFWNAATGTYDKGSQTANAMPLALGLAPEAERAEVLEHIVADIHAHHDHVTTGEIGYPYMLRALMAAGRSDVVMAMMMRKDPPSYGSQLEAGATSLTEAWDANPHSSQDHFMLGGAEEWFYRGLGGIDFDLSRVVNAERITIRPAVVEGVDWVRCSYESKLGKIESDWKKENGSLTMDVTVPAGETGTVWIPAADGAAVTEGATPAEKAAGVTFVRRINGAEVYRVGSGSYHFTVK, from the coding sequence ATGCGTATATTTTGGTTGCGGGTGGTGGTGTGTGGGTTGTTCGCAGGGCTGGGATGCGGGGCAGGACATGCCGAAGGACGGCTGCTGGCGGCAGCCGGGTTGCGCTGCGATGCGGCGGCGCAACCACTTGCAGTGGAAGATGTTGCTCCGCGGCTGGAGTGGCGGCTGACGGCTGCAAGCGATATGCGTGGGGTTGGGCAGAGCGCCTACCGCGTGCTGGTAGCCTCTTCGCAGCAGGCGCTGGACGCGGGCCAAGGCAATATGTGGGACAGCGGGCGCGTTGAATCCAGCGACAGCTTTGGGGTGGTGTATCGGGGGAAGACGCTGGCAGCGGAGAAGACTTATTTCTGGAAGGTGATGGTTTGGGATGAGCGGGGAGATGCCGCTCCGTGGAGCGCTGTGGGGAGTTGGACGATGGCTCCGGCAGAGTGGACGGCGAAGTGGATTGCACAGGCTGGCACGACCAATGAGACCGCCGAAATGCCGCTATTTCGGCGGCAGTTTGCGGTGAGACCAAAGCTGGTTCGGGCGATGCTGTATGTCTCCGCGCTGGGGCAGGGAGAGGTGCATTTGAATGGCCGCAAGGTGGGCGATGCCGAGCTGGCTCCGTCGTGGACAGACTATCGCAAGACGGTTCGCTATGAGGCTTATGACGTGACCGCGATGCTGCGGCAGGGGAAGAATGCTGTTGGCGTAATGGTGGGCAATGGGATGTTCAACGTAGTGAAGACTCCCGAGCGCTATACGAAGCTGGAGAACAGCTTTGGGCGGCCCATGGTGATGGTCCAGATGCGGTTGACCTATGCGGATGGGAGGTCGGAGGCCGTTGTCAGCGATGCGTCGTGGACGGCGGCGGCAGGGCCGATTACTTTTTCTTCGACGTATGGCGGAGAGGACTATGACGCAACGAAGGAGCAGGCCGGATGGGACTCGGCTGGTTTTCGCGGCGACGGGTGGAAGCCGGTGAGCGTGGTCGATGGGCCGGGCGGAACTCTGGCGACTGAGGTGGCTCCGCCAATCGAAGTGATGAAGACTTACGCGCCGGTGAAGACGACCGAGGTTAAGCCGGGAATGACGGTCTATGACCTGGGACAGAACTTTGCCGGATGGCCCGATGTGAAGGTGCGCGGACCGAGAGGGGCTGTCGTGAAGATGGTTCCGGGTGAGTTGCTGAACGAGGATGGGACGGTTTCGCAGAGAAGTTCCGGTAGCCCGCAGTGGTTTAGCTATACGTTGAAGGGCGGTGGGGTGGAGGAGTGGCACCCGCAGTTCAGCTACTACGGCTTTCGCTATGTGCAGGTGGAGTGGACTTCGGGAAAGGGTGAGGTGGCTTCGCTGACAGGCGATGCGGTGCACACCTCATCGCAGGTGGTGGGCGAGTTTGCAAGCTCGAATGAGATGCTGAACCGCATCCATCATCTGATCGTGATGGCGATGCAGAACAACTCGGTCAGCCTGTTTACCGATTGCCCTCACCGGGAGAAGCTGGGCTGGCTGGAGGAGACGCATCTTGTGGCTCCGGGGCTGATCTTCAATAGCAACCTGCAAGGGCTGTTTGCGGCGACCGAGAAGAACATGGCTGATGCACAGAAGGCCGATGGCATGGTTCCGACGATCGCTCCTGAGTACACCGTGTTTGCGAAGCAGGGCTATGGAGTATTCGATGACTCGCCTGAGTGGGGCTCGGCCAGTGTGCTGGCGGAGTGGTCGGCCTATCGCGCCTATGGCGATGTTGGCGAATTGCAGCGGTCTTACCCCGTGATGCAGCAGTATGTGAAATTTCTCGAAGGCAAGGCAAAAGACGGCATCGTCGCCTATGGGCTTGGCGACTGGTTCGACATTGGACCCGGCGGACCGGGGCTCGGCAAGCAGACGACGCTGGGCGTGACCGCGACGCTGATGCTGTACGAAGACGCGGTGACAATGGCGAAGATTGCCAGACTGTTGGAAAAGCCGGAGGACGCGGCTGGCTATGAGGCGCTGGCCTCGCGGATTGGTACGGCGTTCAATGCGCGCTTCTGGAATGCCGCGACCGGGACGTATGACAAGGGCAGCCAGACGGCGAATGCAATGCCGCTGGCGCTTGGGCTGGCGCCGGAGGCGGAACGGGCTGAGGTGCTGGAGCATATCGTCGCCGACATCCATGCCCATCATGACCATGTGACTACGGGAGAGATCGGCTATCCCTACATGCTGCGTGCGTTGATGGCGGCCGGGCGCAGCGATGTTGTGATGGCGATGATGATGCGGAAAGATCCGCCGAGTTACGGCTCGCAGCTTGAGGCAGGAGCAACGTCGCTGACGGAGGCGTGGGACGCCAATCCCCATAGCTCGCAGGACCACTTCATGCTGGGCGGCGCGGAAGAGTGGTTCTATCGCGGGCTGGGGGGAATCGATTTCGACCTCTCGCGAGTAGTCAACGCAGAGCGGATTACGATCCGTCCGGCTGTGGTCGAAGGGGTGGACTGGGTGCGGTGCTCGTACGAATCAAAGCTGGGAAAGATCGAGAGTGATTGGAAGAAAGAGAATGGATCGCTCACGATGGACGTGACGGTTCCGGCAGGAGAGACAGGCACGGTCTGGATTCCGGCGGCGGATGGAGCTGCGGTGACGGAAGGCGCTACGCCGGCGGAGAAGGCTGCCGGAGTAACGTTCGTGCGTCGGATAAATGGCGCGGAGGTCTACCGCGTAGGATCGGGCAGCTATCACTTTACGGTGAAGTAA
- a CDS encoding M48 family metallopeptidase, producing the protein MRPVTQLALAASLILGPVAFAQIQTQPQNQTPTSRPSSIPSESPLPGKPTATPEESKAAAAKAAAQTDSLPSPGENLDPHIKKGSENDISAVGDRNIGGRGMGNWYSTNWEISNGKQYSMEIEKSAHLVTDPVINEYVNRVGQNIVKDSDCKVPFTIKVIDSDEINAMALPGGFFYVNSGLILAADEEAELAGVMAHEIAHVCAHHAAREMTRMNYMQIGSVPLIIFTQGSWTGYGLYEASQLAIPVTFLQFSRNFEAEADWLGLQYMYKAGYDPQAFIQFFEKLDALEKHKPGTLAKVFSDHPQTPDRIARSEDEIATIMPARPDYMVTTSEFDDVKARLARLENKRKLNDKGKGSQPTLRRVGGTNNDPNSPNNPANSGDDRPTLSRRD; encoded by the coding sequence ATGCGACCCGTCACGCAACTTGCCCTGGCCGCCTCTCTCATCCTTGGCCCCGTGGCCTTTGCCCAGATTCAGACGCAGCCCCAGAATCAGACGCCGACCTCACGTCCGTCCAGCATTCCGTCCGAATCCCCGTTGCCCGGCAAGCCCACCGCGACTCCGGAAGAGAGCAAGGCTGCTGCCGCCAAAGCTGCCGCCCAGACCGATTCGCTTCCATCCCCCGGTGAAAATCTCGACCCCCACATCAAGAAGGGCAGTGAGAACGACATCAGCGCTGTTGGCGACCGCAACATCGGCGGCCGCGGTATGGGCAACTGGTACTCCACCAACTGGGAGATCAGCAACGGCAAGCAGTACTCCATGGAGATCGAAAAGTCCGCGCATCTGGTCACCGATCCTGTCATCAACGAGTACGTCAACCGCGTTGGCCAGAACATCGTCAAGGACTCCGACTGCAAGGTCCCCTTCACCATCAAGGTCATCGACTCGGACGAGATCAACGCGATGGCGCTTCCCGGCGGATTCTTCTACGTCAACAGCGGCCTTATCCTCGCCGCTGACGAAGAGGCGGAGCTGGCCGGCGTTATGGCCCACGAGATCGCCCATGTCTGCGCCCACCACGCCGCCCGCGAGATGACCCGCATGAACTACATGCAGATCGGCTCCGTCCCGCTCATCATCTTCACCCAGGGCTCTTGGACGGGCTACGGCCTCTACGAGGCATCGCAACTAGCCATTCCAGTCACGTTCCTCCAGTTCTCGCGCAACTTCGAGGCGGAAGCCGACTGGCTCGGCCTGCAGTACATGTACAAGGCCGGCTACGATCCGCAGGCCTTCATCCAGTTCTTCGAGAAGCTCGACGCACTTGAGAAACACAAACCCGGCACGCTGGCCAAGGTCTTCTCCGACCATCCCCAGACCCCCGACCGCATCGCCCGCTCCGAAGATGAGATCGCCACCATCATGCCGGCGCGGCCCGACTACATGGTCACCACCAGCGAGTTCGACGACGTCAAGGCCCGCCTCGCCCGCCTGGAGAACAAGCGCAAACTCAACGACAAGGGCAAGGGCAGCCAGCCCACACTGCGTCGTGTCGGCGGCACGAACAATGACCCCAACAGCCCCAATAACCCGGCCAACTCCGGCGACGACCGCCCAACTCTAAGCCGCCGCGACTAA
- a CDS encoding spinster family MFS transporter, which produces MASVTKPTPGAATVVGATTALVLLTALNFVNYIDRYILPGVQEQIKGEFHTTDAQIGSLTLWFMLAYMLTSPITGWLGDRFPRKPMIVIAALFWSSINFFTATVHSYDSLNIRHAALGIGEASFGIFAPAILADFYPEDQRNRVLTVFNVAIPVGAALGYLIGGTVGQHYGWRMSFIVSAGPGVIIALLIAFFMKEPARGASQHDKAELKKDTVLTLLKNKAYLASILGYAAVTFSLGGISWWMPSFLQRVNGRSESSAAYVMGAITVVTGLLGTIVGGTVAQKWSHKNSKALYLVPAWSALLAVPPALVCFFGPKAFTLPALAVAIFLIFLGTGPVNAATVNAVRPEIRATALAGQLFIIHALGDAISPRIIGSISDRSNLNTGLGATLVTLVLASVIFFVGSRYAPELHSPEMSTAA; this is translated from the coding sequence ATGGCCTCTGTGACCAAACCCACTCCTGGCGCCGCCACTGTCGTAGGAGCCACCACCGCTCTGGTCCTGCTCACCGCCCTCAACTTCGTCAACTATATCGACCGCTACATTCTTCCCGGCGTTCAGGAACAGATAAAGGGCGAGTTTCACACCACCGACGCGCAGATCGGTTCGCTCACCCTTTGGTTCATGTTGGCCTACATGCTCACCTCGCCGATCACCGGCTGGCTGGGCGACCGCTTTCCGCGTAAGCCGATGATCGTCATCGCCGCCCTCTTCTGGAGTAGCATCAACTTCTTCACTGCTACCGTCCACTCCTACGACTCGCTCAACATCCGCCACGCAGCGCTCGGAATCGGTGAAGCCAGCTTTGGCATCTTCGCTCCCGCCATCCTCGCGGACTTCTACCCCGAAGACCAGCGCAACCGAGTCCTCACCGTCTTCAACGTAGCCATCCCCGTCGGCGCGGCCCTCGGCTATCTCATAGGCGGCACTGTCGGCCAGCACTACGGCTGGCGCATGTCGTTCATCGTCTCGGCGGGCCCCGGCGTCATCATTGCGCTCCTCATCGCCTTCTTCATGAAGGAACCTGCGCGCGGAGCCAGCCAGCACGATAAAGCCGAACTGAAGAAGGACACCGTCCTTACGCTCCTCAAGAACAAGGCTTATCTCGCCTCGATCCTCGGCTACGCGGCCGTCACCTTCTCGCTGGGCGGAATCTCGTGGTGGATGCCTTCGTTCCTCCAGCGCGTCAACGGCCGCAGCGAGTCCTCCGCCGCCTATGTCATGGGAGCTATCACTGTAGTTACCGGTCTGCTCGGTACCATCGTCGGCGGTACGGTCGCACAGAAGTGGTCGCATAAGAATTCCAAAGCACTTTACCTCGTGCCCGCATGGAGCGCGTTGTTAGCTGTTCCCCCTGCGCTCGTCTGCTTCTTTGGGCCTAAGGCTTTCACGCTCCCGGCCCTTGCCGTCGCCATCTTCCTCATCTTCCTCGGAACTGGGCCAGTCAACGCAGCCACGGTCAATGCTGTGCGCCCGGAGATCCGCGCCACCGCGCTCGCCGGACAGCTCTTCATTATCCACGCACTCGGCGATGCCATCTCTCCGCGTATCATCGGAAGCATCAGCGACCGAAGCAATCTCAACACCGGCCTCGGAGCCACCCTTGTCACCCTGGTTCTCGCGTCCGTCATCTTCTTTGTGGGATCGAGATACGCTCCCGAATTGCACTCACCCGAGATGTCGACAGCCGCATGA